A region of the Ferrimicrobium sp. genome:
GATTCTTGCAAAAGGTGTCATCGATAAGCTCACACCTGGGATGCTCTGTCTTGGTGACCGAGGGTTCTTTGGGTACGACCTCTGGCAGCGAGCTGCCAACACCGGTGCCCAACTCCTCTGGCGGGCAAAGAGCAACTACCGAATTGAGACGGTCACCGAACTCGAGGATGGTTCTTACCTTGGCAACGTCTATCACCATAAGGACAGAGTCAGAAAGAGTCCGCTTCTGCTCAGGGTAATCGAGTACCAGATCACCGAAGGGGAGGACTCGGATCTCTTGTACCGCCTCTTTTGCACCATCACCGATCCCGAGGTGGCACCGGCTCATGAATTGGCGGCACTCTACTCCAAACGTTGGGAGATCGAATCGGCCTTTGATGAATTAAAGACCCATCAGTCGGAGGCACGAAGAGTGCTACGGTCTCAATCTCCCGAGCTCGTCTACCAGGAGATCTGGGGGATGTTAGCCCTGCACTTTGGCATCAGGGAACTCATGTACGACGTATCGGCACCCACACGAGGGGACCCGGTGGCGCTCTCATTTGTCGGCTCTCTCCGGACGGTACGCACCAGTGCTATGACCAGTTGAGGGTTTCCCCCCTCGAGTTCTCGCTGAAACATTCAGCCGCGCAAGTTGTCAAATCCTTGACCAAGTGCTCCCAAAACGAAGGCTGCGCTCCAATCCCCGGGTGATTCGCAAACGGATGAGTCCCTATCCCACCAAGTATCCCAACCATAGCAACCGACCCCAACCCTCAAAGCCAGCCAAAGATCTTATCTATGTCATAGGAGCTGGACCCTAAGTTAACGGTATTGCTATAACAAGGTCAGTACTTAATGGGTTGCAGCACAGGAGCTAACACGAAGCGATGGACCGCGAAGCCAAACGGCTCGCCGCCCGCCTAAGAGCTGCCAAGCTCAGACACTCAGCCAGCATTGAGGACCTTGACTTTCACACCCCAAGAGGGCTTGACCGTGCTACCATCATGGGCTTTAGCTCATCACACTGGGTCGATGCACACCAGAACGTTCTCATCACCGGTCCAACCGGGGTTGGCAAGAGCTACCTCGCGTGTGCCTTGGCCTTGGCCGGGATTCGATCAGGTCATAGCGCAGCCTGTCGGCGAGCACCGACGCTCCTTAGTGATCTCGCAATTGCAAGAGGTGACGGAAGATACCTCAGGGTACTTGGGAGTCTGTCACGCGCTGAGATACTCGTCGTTGGCGATTTCGGGCTCACGCCACTCACCGGTAGCGAAGCCTTCGACCTACTCGAAGTGTGAGAGGATCGATCTGAACGCAAGTCGACCATCGTCACCTCACAGCTACCCATTGACTCCTGGCATGAGGCACTTGGAGACCCAACCGTCTCTGATGCAGTACTCGATCGACTGTTGTGCAACGCCCATATCCTCTCGATGACCGGAGCATCCATGAGAACCAAGAAGTTCAAGGTGACCAAGGATAAGAGCGAGGCCTCATGACACGCTCGATGAGATCGAGAAGGAGGCGACACTTGACCGATGAACGATACACTACAACCAGTCCGTCTCGCACCCTCGAGGGGGTGGCAAAGTTCAGCGATAACAGGTGGCAATTTTCGGCGAGAATGGGTGGCAAAGTTGGCGAAAATACACAGCTGCAATCACGAGCACACCGCCTCCATGGCCTTCTGTGCTTTATTTACTGCCGAGCGCTTCCCGTAGAGTCGAGCATATAACGAGGTCAGCGACTCGGTGACATCACGCACGAGGTCGTCGTCAACCTCCCCAGGATCTACCACGACAAGCCGTCTCGACTGAGCGCTCAGGGCTGCCTCAACATAGTCGGCACCAAACCGGCAGAATCTGCCACGACGCTCAACCAATATCGTCGTGACCTTTGGAACACCCAAAAGCTTGAGGAATTTTGGACGACGGTTATTGAGTACTGAACCGACTTCGGTCACTACCTTGTCGATTTTGTATCCGTTCTCGGCCGCCCAAGCTAGCACCCGCGCTACTTGCAGGTCGAGGTCTGTCTTCTGATCGGACGACGATACTCGCGCTTAGATGACAGTGGATCCACTCGTTTCTTGTGTTGACTCCAGATAACCTACAAGAATCAGCTTGTTGCCTACGCGATGGGTTGGTACCGGTATTTTGCCAGCTCTAGACCACCGATATGCCGTCTGTAGATGTATACCTTGGGACAGTGCCTACTCACGCAAGTTCATGAAAGTATGATTTAGTAGGTATGTCTGACAACTGCTGCAACCCCGTGCCACCTCCAAGCGGCTGTCTCCCAGATCGAGACGGCAACGCTTTGTTGAATGTCTGGGAGTGGTCGGTCGCCAGTCCTGGTCTCGTCGAGGCCAGCGTCCTGTCCGGTTCTGTTGCCATTGGGGACAGGTGTCAGCCCAGACGATGGAACGGTTCATCACCCGGACAGGGCATCCCACGGGCGAGAACGAATCCGAGGCAAGTGGGGAGGCCGCCCACGAGAGGAACCGTGTACGAGGTGCATCCAAGATGCGTGAACGCAGTGCCTATCGCTCGAATGCGCCGGTGGAGGTAGATCCGAGACGATTTTGTGAAGGTTGGGTTGGGATCCTCGGGCCATTGCCCGGTGCTCACTTTGTCGTTGTCGCGCCGATTTCGCACCCTCAGCGTGGTCATCATTGGGTGGCCCCAAGACCGCTAGCATGGGTCGGTGGAGCGGTGTAAAGGAGGACGGCGTAGTGCGAGCCTATCGTATTGAGCACTGCACGGGACTCGAGGGTAGTGTCCAAATCCAGGGTGCGAAGAATTCCGTCCTTAAGCTGATGGCTGCGACGATTCTGGCGACGGGGACCCATTGGTTGGATAATGTGCCAAGGATCACCGATGTCGAGATTATGCGGTCGATCCTCGCCTCGCTCGGAGTAACGACTGATTGGCATGGTCCACATCGCCTTCGGGTCGACGTACCAAGTCCTGAAGACCTGGCTAGTGAGCCAGATTACGATCTCGTCAAGAGCATTCGAGCCTCGGTCGTGCTCCTGGGCCCGATTCTCGCGAGAACCGGTCAGGTTGCGATCGCCACGCCGGGCGGCGATGATTTCGGAGCTCGCCCCGTCGATATCCACGAACTCGCACTCACCTCGCTCGGGGCGGTGGTTGAGGCCCAGGAGGGGCAGTTGGTGGCGAAGGCCGACCAACTCGTTGGGTGCGATCTCGTTCTGGAGTTCCCTTCGCATACCGCAACCGATAACGTGTTGATGGCCGCGGTGACCGCCCGAGGTCGAACCATTATCGACAATGCGGCCAGAGAGCCAGAGGTCATCGATCTCGCCAATGCGCTGATCGAAATGGGCGCCCAAATCGAGGGAGCTGGTACGTCGCGGGTGATCGTCGATGGGGTGGAGCGTCTTCGTCCCATGGATCATCGCGTCATAGGGGACCGGGTGGTGGCTGCGACCTATCTGACTGCGGTGGGAGCAACCGGCGGACAGGTTCGGATCTCAGGTGTCGATCCTTCAAATATGTTGATTCTCATTCGAAAGCTAACCAGCGTTGGCCTCACCTTCGAACTCGATGAACAATCGTTGGGCGTGACGGCCTCGGGAGAGCTCAAGGCGGTTGATATCCAAACACTTCCGTATCCGGGAGTGGCCACCGACTATAAACCGATGTTGGTGGCCATGCTGTCGGTTGCTGATGGTGTGAGTGTGGTGAGCGAAAATCTCTTCGCTGGTCGATTTCGTTACCTGGACGAGCTGCGCCGCTATGGGGCCAACGTACGTTCCGAGGGTCATCACATCATCGTGCGGGGAGTGCCTCGATTGTTGGGGGCCGAGGTGACGGCGCACGATATTCGGGCGGGAGCGGCACTGGTGGTTGCGTCGCTAGCGGCATACGGAGAGAGCCATGTTTTGGCGGTGTCCCATATCGAGCGCGGCTACGATGCGCTCGCGGAGACGTTGGTGGAGCTTGGGGCGACGATAGAAACGATTGAGGTGTAGATTGGAAGATCCACTTGAGCTTGTTGCCTTGGCACAAGAGCATGGCGATAAGGGGGCGATTGCGCGCCTGATCTCCATGATCGAGCGTTCCGAGACCACGGGTCACTACGATCTCGAAGAATGGGTGACGCGCCAAGACGAGTCCGGGTTTGTCGTTGGCTTCACTGGTGCTCCTGGGAGTGGCAAGTCGACCCTGGTCGACCGTGTGATTGGCCAGATCCGTGCCATCGACGACCGGGTCGCGGTGGTAGCGGTCGATCCCTCATCCCCTTTCAGTGGTGGTGCGATCCTTGGTGACCGGGTGCGCATGCAAAGCCACACGCAAGATCCTGGGGTCTACATCCGCTCGTTGGCGACTCGTGGCCATTTGGGTGGACTAACGGTGTCGGTCCCAAGGATTGTGCGCCTTCTCGAGGCGCTTGCGTTTCCGTGGGTGCTGATTGAGACGGTCGGTGTAGGTCAGGTTGAGATCGAGATTACCGGTGAGGCTGATGCTACCGTGGTGGTTATCAATCCTGGGTGGGGAGACTCGATTCAAGCCAACAAGGCTGGGCTGATGGAGATCGCGGATATCTTCGTGATCAACAAGGCGGATCGCGCCGGTGTACGAGATACCCGTCGAGATCTTGAGAACATGCTCGAATTGGGTGCGAGTGAACACCGTCCACCGATCATCGAGACGGTCGCCACCAGTGGTGATGGCGTCGTGTCGCTGTTTGAGACGTTGGCCGAGTTGAAGGCCACATTGGATGCCAATGGCGAGTTGGCGCGCCGTCGGGGTGCACGACGCCTTGCCGAGTTTGATCGACTGGTGATGGCTACACTGCGCCAGGCGGCGGGGGGAGTTGCACAGGGCAACGATCTCCGTCAACGAGTGCGCGACGGTTCATTGACGCCATCAAAGGCGGCAGTGGAGCTGGTTGATTTGATCGCTATCTCCCTGCGAGGAGAGAAGGAGAAGGAGGAGTCGTAATGGAGGAGTTTTTGATTCGCGAGGAGACCGAAGACAACGTCGTCATTCTGCGACTGAATCGGCCGAAGGCGAACGCGCTCTCGAAGGGCCTGCTTGAGGAGCTTTGGGCCCATGCGAATGCGATGGCGCTGGATCCTCCGGCGGCGGTGGTCGTGACGGGCTCCAAGCGCATCTTCGCGGCCGGAGCTGAGATCGGAGAGTTCGGAGGTATGGCGGTTGGTCGGGAGATGGGCCAGTACTTTCACTGGGCACTCAATGCGCTTAGCACCCTGCCGCGTGTGGTGATTGCCGCGGTGGAGGGTTATGCCCTCGGCGGTGGTCTGGAGCTGGCCCTCTCGTGTGATTTTCGGGTCGCGGGCGTGGGGGCAAAGCTTGGACAGCCGGAGATAGCGCTCGGAATTATCCCTGGTGGCGGTGGCACGCAACGCCTTCCACGGCTTATTGGGGCGTCACGGGCCAAAGAGATGATTCTCGGTGGTCAACCGATCGATGCTGACAAGGCTCTGGCCTGGGGTCTCGTCGATCGTGTCGTCCCAGACGGGGAGGCAGAGACCGCGGCCGTTGCCTGGGCGACCGAGTTTGCCCATGGTCCGCTGGTGGCGCAGTCGTTTGCCAAGCGAGCCATCGATGCCGGTCTTTCGGGCAGCTTGCAAGAGGGGCTTGAGTTGGAGAAGGCTTACTTTGGGCAGGTGTTTGGGACCAAGGACGCCGAGATCGGCATCAAATCATTCTTTGAGAAGGGTCCAGGCAAGGCCCAGTTCGAGGGACGTTAGGTGCTCGATCCATCGCGGCGGATGCTTGCGTTGGGTGACGAACGGACCTGGTTCCAACGTGCGGTCTTTTACGAGGTCTACATTCGTGGCTTTTTCGATGCCACTGGTGATGGGCAAGGTGATATTCGTGGGGTAACCGCAAAGCTTGACTATCTTGAGTGGCTCGGCATCGATTGCCTATGGCTCCTGCCGTTCTACGCGTCCCCTTGGCGAGATGGTGGCTATGACGTGTCCGACTATCTGAGCGTACACCCAACCTATGGGAGCGTGACCGACATCGAGGAGCTGTTGACACAGGCGCACCTGCGGGGTATCAAGGTGATCGCTGACCTTGTGTTGAACCACACTAGCGACCAGCATCCATGGTTCCTTGAGTCCAGGATGTCGCGTGACAATCCAAAGTCTGACTGGTATGTCTGGGCCGATGATGACAGCGGCTATCAGTCGGCACCGGTGATCTTCGTCGATTCCCAGAACTCCAACTGGACGTATTGCCCCGAGCGTGACCAGTACTACTGGCATCGGTTCTTCGCCCACCAGCCAGATCTCAACTATGAAAATCCAGAGGTACAGGAGGCGGTCCTTCAGGTGGTCCGGTATTGGCTGTCGCTGGGATTCGATGGATTCCGCCTTGATGCTGCCGCCTATCTGTTCCAAGAGGAGGGGACGCGCTGTGAGAACCTCCCGGCTACCCATGCCTATCTAAAGCGTATTCGAGCACTGCTCGATGCTGAGTTCCCCGAAGCGGTGTTGCTTGCAGAGGTGAATCAACCACCAGCCGAGGTCGTCAATTACTTCGGCAATGGTGATGAATGCCATATGTGTTATGACTTCCCGCTCATGCCACGGCTGTTTCTCAGCGTGAAGTCGGAGAGCGCATTGCCTACCGCCGAAGCATTGCGGCAAACCCCTGCCATACCGGCCGGCTGCCAATGGGGAATCTTTCTGCGCAACCATGATGAACTCACGCTTGAGATGGTGACCGAACAAGAGCGTGAATTTCTCTACAGCGCCTTCGCGAGTGACCCAATCTCGAGGCGTAACGTCGGTATTGGACGGCGATTGGCACCACTGATCGACAACGACCGTCGGGTGGCGGAGCTGCTGCACGCCCTCATCCTCTCCCTGCCAGGTTCGCCAATTCTGTACTACGGCGACGAGATTCTCATGGGTGACAACATCTACCTTGGGGACCGTGA
Encoded here:
- the murA gene encoding UDP-N-acetylglucosamine 1-carboxyvinyltransferase, which translates into the protein MRAYRIEHCTGLEGSVQIQGAKNSVLKLMAATILATGTHWLDNVPRITDVEIMRSILASLGVTTDWHGPHRLRVDVPSPEDLASEPDYDLVKSIRASVVLLGPILARTGQVAIATPGGDDFGARPVDIHELALTSLGAVVEAQEGQLVAKADQLVGCDLVLEFPSHTATDNVLMAAVTARGRTIIDNAAREPEVIDLANALIEMGAQIEGAGTSRVIVDGVERLRPMDHRVIGDRVVAATYLTAVGATGGQVRISGVDPSNMLILIRKLTSVGLTFELDEQSLGVTASGELKAVDIQTLPYPGVATDYKPMLVAMLSVADGVSVVSENLFAGRFRYLDELRRYGANVRSEGHHIIVRGVPRLLGAEVTAHDIRAGAALVVASLAAYGESHVLAVSHIERGYDALAETLVELGATIETIEV
- the treS gene encoding maltose alpha-D-glucosyltransferase — encoded protein: MLDPSRRMLALGDERTWFQRAVFYEVYIRGFFDATGDGQGDIRGVTAKLDYLEWLGIDCLWLLPFYASPWRDGGYDVSDYLSVHPTYGSVTDIEELLTQAHLRGIKVIADLVLNHTSDQHPWFLESRMSRDNPKSDWYVWADDDSGYQSAPVIFVDSQNSNWTYCPERDQYYWHRFFAHQPDLNYENPEVQEAVLQVVRYWLSLGFDGFRLDAAAYLFQEEGTRCENLPATHAYLKRIRALLDAEFPEAVLLAEVNQPPAEVVNYFGNGDECHMCYDFPLMPRLFLSVKSESALPTAEALRQTPAIPAGCQWGIFLRNHDELTLEMVTEQEREFLYSAFASDPISRRNVGIGRRLAPLIDNDRRVAELLHALILSLPGSPILYYGDEILMGDNIYLGDRDSVRTPMQWSPDRNGGFSRADPARLYSSPIIDPVYGYQVVNVESQMNNPSSFLRWTREMLTVRHRESVLGDGDFSLLSVDNDSILAFARFLANDERVVLCVVNFASKVQPVAVDLGRWSGRVPVELLGMTPFPVIADDGSYRLTLAPYGFLWFELCVA
- a CDS encoding enoyl-CoA hydratase/isomerase family protein — translated: MEEFLIREETEDNVVILRLNRPKANALSKGLLEELWAHANAMALDPPAAVVVTGSKRIFAAGAEIGEFGGMAVGREMGQYFHWALNALSTLPRVVIAAVEGYALGGGLELALSCDFRVAGVGAKLGQPEIALGIIPGGGGTQRLPRLIGASRAKEMILGGQPIDADKALAWGLVDRVVPDGEAETAAVAWATEFAHGPLVAQSFAKRAIDAGLSGSLQEGLELEKAYFGQVFGTKDAEIGIKSFFEKGPGKAQFEGR
- the meaB gene encoding methylmalonyl Co-A mutase-associated GTPase MeaB, yielding MEDPLELVALAQEHGDKGAIARLISMIERSETTGHYDLEEWVTRQDESGFVVGFTGAPGSGKSTLVDRVIGQIRAIDDRVAVVAVDPSSPFSGGAILGDRVRMQSHTQDPGVYIRSLATRGHLGGLTVSVPRIVRLLEALAFPWVLIETVGVGQVEIEITGEADATVVVINPGWGDSIQANKAGLMEIADIFVINKADRAGVRDTRRDLENMLELGASEHRPPIIETVATSGDGVVSLFETLAELKATLDANGELARRRGARRLAEFDRLVMATLRQAAGGVAQGNDLRQRVRDGSLTPSKAAVELVDLIAISLRGEKEKEES
- a CDS encoding IS4 family transposase, with amino-acid sequence MATDKVQQRVRLLPSRVMIYYVLALSLYPQDSYEEVMRHLSEGLRWMDQFQSSWNVPSKVAIFKARLRLGAEPMKRLYEAVARPLAAPGDTGAFYRGLRLVAIDGTSLSVADTPENLTHFTKPTTALGEAAYAKARIIGLLECGTHAIFAANVGPYSVAEQILAKGVIDKLTPGMLCLGDRGFFGYDLWQRAANTGAQLLWRAKSNYRIETVTELEDGSYLGNVYHHKDRVRKSPLLLRVIEYQITEGEDSDLLYRLFCTITDPEVAPAHELAALYSKRWEIESAFDELKTHQSEARRVLRSQSPELVYQEIWGMLALHFGIRELMYDVSAPTRGDPVALSFVGSLRTVRTSAMTS